aaTCACTCCAGAGGCAATTTGAGCTTCTCCCTATGGGGGAACAAGAAACAGTTGTAGAATATATTGGAAGAATCCAATTGATCGTGAATGCAATGAGAGGATGCGACAAGGTAGTAAAAGACAAGAAAATCGTTGAAAAAATACTCTGGACACTAACTCCTCAATTTGATCATGTGACTATGACTATAGAAGCAACCAAGGATCTCGAACAGATGAGGGTGGAGGAATTGCAGAATTCCTTAGAAGCATTTGAGTAGAGATTGGTTGAAAGAAGGAACGCTGAAAAAGCTTCTCAAAGTGTGAGTCAAGCTTTACAAGCAAGAAATGATTACAAAGCAAGAGGCCGTGGTAGAGGAAGAGGACGTGCTCGAGGAGATCGAGCCGGAGGCAGAAAGTCAAATGGTACTGAGCAAAATGATGGAGGTGAAAACAGTGAAAATAAGAGAGGTGAAAAGTGTTCAAGAGGCAGAGGGAAAAGCAAGACTGACAAAAGCAACATCCAATGTTATACTTGCAAGAAATACGACCATTATTCATCAGAATGTTGGCACAATGAGGATGCgaagaaaaacaaagatgaTGAAGTCAATCTGGCACAAGACACAGGTGAATCCGATTTTGATAATGTTTTACTGATGTGTGTAATTGTAGATGGTAAAAAGGAGTTGAATTCGAAAGCAACTCAGAATAGGTGTAAAGTTGAGATTCTGGAATCGGAAAGATGCAAGAATGATAGTCTTGCATGCGATAAGTGGCAAAAGGCTGAACACGTGTCAATGGCAAATGAAGTGTGCCATGCAGGAGATGAAACTTGTTGGTATTTAGACACAGGATGTTCTAATCACATGACGGGGAGAAGAGAATGGTTGCTAGATCCTGATCCAAAAATCAGAAGTTGCGTACAGTTTGCGGATAATAGCGTAATCATGGCAGAAGGTGCTGGCAAGATCATGATCAGACGCAAGGATGGGAGACCGGCGTACATGAACAACGTTCTATATGTACCAAACATGAAGAGTAATTTGCTGAGTCTGGGCCAGCTTCTTGAGAAGGATTACACGATGAAGATGCATCAGAGACACATAGAGGTGTTTGACGATAAGTAGCGACTGTTCTCACAGCCCCACTAGCCAAAAACAGAACGTTTAAGATTAAACTTGATGTTGTTGATGTTCAATGTCTGACTGCGGTTGATACAAAGGAGGAAGCTTGGCTGTGGCATTACCATTTCGGCCATCTGAATTTTTGGAGTCTGAGCCTGCTGAAATCCAAGAATTTAGTGAAAGGAGTTCCTGTGATACAAATTCCCGACAGAGTTTGTGAAGGTTGTGTTGTTGGGAAACAAACTAGAACTGAATTCAAGAAAAACACTTTCAAGAGGGCTCGACAACCGCTTGCTGTTGTATACTCAGATGTGTGCGGACCCTTTAACGTGGAATCAATTGGAGATAACAAATATTTCCTAATCTTCGTAGACGAGTTGACTAGGAAAATTTGGACTTAcctgataaaagaaaagaaagatgtaTACTCATGTTTTGTGAAATTTGCTGCCATGGTGGAGAGGCAATCTGGTCTGCAGGTTAAAGTTCTCATAACAGACGGTGGTGGAGAGTTTAACTCTCACGAAATGGATAAATTTTGCACAGAGAAAGGCATCATACATGAGGTGACAGCACCGTATACACCACAACATAATGGCATGGCTGAAAGGAGGAACAAAATGTTGTTGGATATGACTAGATGCCTACTCAAAGTGAAGAAATTACCACATTACTTATGGGGTGAAGCAGTAGCTACAACAACCTATCTACTGAATAGGTGTCCAACAAGATCGTTGCCTGATTGTACTCCTAAGGAAGCCTAGTCTGGAGACAAACCAACAGTAAACCACCTACGAGTGTTTGGATCCGTGTGTCACAAACATGTTCTAgaggagaagagaaagaagcTTGATGACAGAAGTTAAGTTTTTATCCTTGTGGGGTACCATTCAATAGGAGCATACAGGTTGTTCAATCCAGAGAAGAAGCATTTGATCATCAACAGAGACGTAATTGTTGATGAGGAAGCTATGTTTGATTGGCAGAAAACTGAGGGTAAACCAGAAGTTGTTTACGGTTGGCTGGAAGATAATAGCACCTCTCTAAAGCAGATCGATGTCAATAATGAAGATGGCAATAGAAGATCTCAAAGAGTTAGATTTCCCTCCTCTAGATTAGCTGACCATGAGGTGTATGCTGATAGTGACATAACAGCATCTGGAGATTTAACTCATCTTGCGTTTATGGCAGATGCAGAACCAATGAATTGGAGACAAGCAATTGACATAAAGGAGTGGAGAGAAGCTATGATTGAGGAATTGAAGTCAATCGAAAAGAACAGAACATGGGAGATGGTTGAACCACCTCAACACAAGCAACCAATTGAGGTGAAATGGGTGTTCAAGACCAAATATAAGCCAAATGGTGATGTTGCTAAGTTTAAAGCTAGACTAGTTGCAAAGGGTTTCTTGCAAAAACCAAGGGTTGACTTCACAGATGTTTTTGCTCCAGTCGCACGGCTTGAAACTGTAAGATTAGTGGTTGTTGTTGCCAATTATCGGGAATGGACAATTTGGCAAATGGATGTTAAATCAGCATTTCTAAATGGGCCATTGGAAGAAGAGGTATACGTGAACCAACCCCCAGGATTTGAGAAAGAAGGTCAAGAGCAGAAAGTGTATAGGCTAAACAAAGCTCTATACGGTCTAAGGCAGGCACCTCGAGCCTGGAACAGTCATATTGATGCACTACTCATCAAGCTTGGCTTCCAAAAATGCAGTGTTGAATTTGGTATCTATGTGAAAGACATTGGACAACAGGGTATGATATTAATTTGcttatatgttgatgatttaCTCATAACGGGTGACTCAGCTAATGAAATTGAGAAGTTTAAGAAGAGGATGAAAGTGGAATATGAGATGACTGATCTCGGCAGTTTGAACTATTTTCTAGGGCTGGAATTTGTGCAGAAGGAAGATGGAATGTTTCTCCATCAGAGGAAGTACATAACTGAAGTTCTGAAAAGATTTAACATGTCTGAATGTAACGGTGCAGCAGTATCGGTAATGGCAAACTTGAAGTTATCCAGTCAAGCTGATGAGAAGAAGGTAGATGTTACACTTTATAAGCAGATTGTAGGCTCACTAAGATACATCTGCAACAGAAGGCCAGATATTAATTTTGGAGTTGGACTGGCAAGTAGGTTTATGAATGATCCCAGGCATTCACATCTAGCTGTAGTCAAGCATATCTTGCGGTATTTGAAAGAAACTGTtgattttggtttgttttttcCAAAGAGATCTGCCAATTCTAGAGAAACAATGGAGGTTTGGTGTGATTCTGATTGGAGTGGGGACAAGGATGATAGAAGAAGCACATTCGGTTATGTGTTTAAATACATGGGATCAACAATTTCATGGTGCTCTAAAAAGCAAAGTGTAGTTGCTTTATCTTCATGTGAAGCTGAATATATCTCAGCAGCAGAAACAGCCTGCCATTGTATTTGGTTTGAAACCATACTTGATGAATTGAATCTAAAATGCAAGAAACCAGTACAATTGTTAGTTGACAATAGATTTGCCATAAGCCTGTCTAGAAACCCTGTCTTCCATGGTAGAAGTAAACATATTGAGACCAAGTATCACTTCTTGAGAGATTAAGTTAATAAGGGTagattgaaattgattcatTGCTGCACAGAAGATCAAGTGGCTGACATTTTTACGAAACCCCTGAAGCAAATCAGATTTGAGAAGCTGCGGGAATTGCTTGGTGTTAGGCTAATAGAAAACTCAAATTAAGGAGGGTGTGTTGTTGTTAATATGAGTTTTCAGTTCAACTatattaactaacttttaaCAGTTAGTTCATTCATTCTATTTCGGCATATATACCTTTGTTTGTATTGGATATACAGTTTTTGAATAAGAATTTCATTTTCACTATCATTTGCTCTCTCACTCTCTGTCTTTGCATAATTCACGCTACTGTATAATTGGCTTTGCACTAACAGATCGAGTCCCAGGCTGATTCCAGCAAAGAGAAGGCGGAGTTGCCATCACCTACCACAGCGTGGCAACTGCCAGCGGTGAAGCCAAAGAGTGTCGAGAGAGGAGCTTGCCTTGATGACCGAGGGAAAATTAAGGAGTTTTCCCAATTTCGAACCAGAACAACAAACCCACAAAGAACctatttttcctaatttttccTAATTTCTCTTACACTCAACAATTAAACCACAAAATCCTTAATAAGTTTTTcctaatattaaatttaacttatttaaaagttaaaataaaaaaatttcacaccACAATGTGTCACGTCactaaaaattgttaaaaaattgtttgatcTGCATGtgaggataaaaaaaattaacgtcgTCTCTtgaaattaacaattaatagaATTTCAATTGACTCGATATTAACAGAATCAGATAtctaatagaaataaaaaatatatataaaaacctttttaaaaCGATTTTACAGAAATAGAATCTCCAAACTGATTAATCCTTAAATAAACTTTGATCTATAAACTTTCACCGAACTGGACTAAAAATCCATATGAATGGGTGTGTAGAGGGATTTTGACATGTGTATTTGTATCACcttttataatcaaattaaagaTTAGACAAAAATTGCCAAATTATGCAGTGTCAGTTTTTATATCAGCAGATCGCTAATTCCGAAATATGCAGTTCCTTTTTGAAAGGCATTAATGGCATAATCAACTTGTACATGAGCCAAGGGGGTTTTGAATCGAATGCCAACCCCAATTCCAGATCCAAATCCAGGCTTACCATGTCTCTCTCCTGGATTATCTGCAATTAAACGTAACAATACAACCTTACACATCTCAAGAGTTAAACAAGTCATGGTCATAGATATAATGGCAAAGGTGAGGGACAAGAAAACGATTAACTTAACAGCCAATAGAGTTAGGAATACAATCTTGTGTTGTTTGGAGATAGAATGTTAAATGGTCAAAACAGAACAAAAGGCTACTAAGAATGCTAACATGGCTTATTGTGGCCAAACTTTTGCAGAGATAAACTTGGAAGCTGGACTTCTGAATGATTAAAGGAAACTCACTTGGAACTTTATCACTACTCCACAGGTCAGACCCACAGTCCAGGAAGATAACACCTGTTAGTTTTTTGCTCTGCAAATAGTGTAGAAAAAGCTGATTAATCAGCAAACAATAATCGCTAGAAATGTTTAGAAATGATTCACGgtgatcttttatttatatatattaaagaacattccatataaattgttattaatattttaaaataatttatgagtCTATAAATATATCCATGTACTCATCAGAGCAAAAACAACTactaaaaaatatgataactacaaatacatttttttaactacTACTTTTACATTCTTCTATCTTCACTTTTTTTCTACTCATAGAGTATTCCTTTCAGAATCTCAAAACACTGACATTACATAACAGAGGCAATAGTATTGAGAAAAAGATGCTTCTTGCAAAGAGAAAAATACATAGAAGAGGTATAATATTATCTGTGAATCAAGCTGAGCAAATTATACCAATGGGATTGACAATTCAGTTGTGGATAGCAGACACGATTGTCCAACGCCAATGGCACCTTCACCATAGCCTCGCACACTACTGGGACCACCGATTGCAAATGCTTGGTATGGAGCAAAGGATCCCTTAACAGTTCCACCACTCATCCTGTCACAATATATTGCAAAACTGATGCAGGTTAACTAGTGCGAAGGAAGGAATGCGTATACTGAACAAAGAGAAAGAACTCACCGTGAGAAAAACAATGCTGGTCCAAGTTTGATTCCTCTTGCTGCAGTAACTTCAAACCGATAGTAGGTCAACAAGGTTGGTGGAATTGCAGTTCCTAGTTCCATATGGACACTGAACTGAATACAAACAACCAGTGAATAAACTAGATATAACTTGCACACAAATAATGCTCACAAATTGAATAAGGAAGATTTAATTTCTCAGTTtggataaaattaattacttacaTTAGTAAAACTGTTATCATTTTCCTCTTGAAATCGAGATTCTTGACTAACAGCTATCACATTATCAGATGGACTTCCACTACGAGGAATTTAAGAAGACGTTGTAAGTCAAAATTATTGAAACAGGCGAATTTTGTGAGGTCTGAAACAACAAATCTCAGCAACCTGCGAGTCAGTTGAAAACCATCTCGGTCTGTACTTATAGAGCGGCCTCCATCGTGTGAAAAGTGAAAACGCTGCACAATTGATCAAACACAACAAAGATGACAGAGAATATTCTCTACGTTAGAGAAACGCATGCATGATAAGAAATTGCAAGGTAAGAATAAGAATGAACGAAAACCAGTATTAACTGACTCCTCCAACCTTAAAGTATACACCTGTTGCTTTGCCTTTGGTCGAATCAGATTCAGAAGGCTCGACATAATCAAACCCAATCGACAACTCGGACAATCTTACACCTTGACTTTGGGAATGGCGAAAACTGTTCATGGGAATTCCATGGATTCTTACCTCGGGTGAAACTGAATgctataaagaaaaaaacttcaatGCCATTGTGTTACggtgaaaagaaaaaccaccTCAAGTTTAGCAAGTATCTCACAAACATATGATGATAAAAGCTTAATTCACAATATACATCTCTAAGAAAATATTGTTACAAAAATGAACATTTtacaaagtaaaatattatgctactaaaatttatagaaaGATTAGTTAATTATGAAGAAATAATCAACAAGTACAAACCTTAATGGTGAGGGAGGGGGGACCAATATCTCGAGGTCTATGATACCTATACGTGACCAATACGTCTGAATCATGCAGCCCTTTGTGCCACGATATATCTAGCAAATCACTGTAATAAATTAGACCAGGCTGCTTCCAGCGAAGGCTGTCATCAAAGAAATTCTGGTTATATATATACCCAATTTGATGTCACTGCGAATACAAAAGTTAGAAACCAAACCAAACTTGTACCTGCCAGTAGCCATAGAAACCAGACATCTTGACAGCCTGTTCATGAAAAACACCATCACAAGATAGAAATATCATTTACATACACAAAAAAGTTCATCAACTCGTAATATacacttagaaaaaaaaattaatataatagatTTGTAGATTATATGATCTGAtctgataaaaagaaaaacataaaaagaactAGTAAGTATATTCTTGCTGTCAAAACGTTATAGAATCGACAAAAACCTCTTCATGTCAGAACTACATAGTCTTCTTGTGAAATCAACTCCAATGTCTAGCTTTGCTGCCATGCACAAAATGCATACTTGGtacattaatatttaatgatatgCAATGTTAACCAACTAGATACTAAAAGAAAATGACGAATAAGAAAACTGGAAGTTTGAAGAAAATCGAACATCTTCCAACGTGGACACTTTTGTTTGCTCCCATTTCTTCTGAGTCCTCGTACAAACAACTGCAAGAATTGATGAGGAAACAGTGAAGATAAAAACAGAATTTCGTAATTTGGCTGCAACGTCTTCATATAAGTTCGAAAAGGTGGAGGTTCCATGCTTTCTATCTTTGACATTCTTTATCTGACATAGATGACAAGTTTTGTCACCTCATTGATTCCTCGTATTTCCTTACCTCACGAGAGGTTCAGAGGATATAGGCTATGACGTTTTCCTGTTATATTATTGTATAACTTATATTATGGA
This genomic interval from Vigna radiata var. radiata cultivar VC1973A chromosome 8, Vradiata_ver6, whole genome shotgun sequence contains the following:
- the LOC106770399 gene encoding outer envelope protein 80, chloroplastic, with protein sequence MGANKSVHVGRSKLDIGVDFTRRLCSSDMKRLSRCLVSMATGSLRWKQPGLIYYSDLLDISWHKGLHDSDVLVTYRYHRPRDIGPPSLTIKHSVSPEVRIHGIPMNSFRHSQSQGVRLSELSIGFDYVEPSESDSTKGKATGVYFKRFHFSHDGGRSISTDRDGFQLTRSGSPSDNVIAVSQESRFQEENDNSFTNFSVHMELGTAIPPTLLTYYRFEVTAARGIKLGPALFFSRMSGGTVKGSFAPYQAFAIGGPSSVRGYGEGAIGVGQSCLLSTTELSIPLSKKLTGVIFLDCGSDLWSSDKVPNNPGERHGKPGFGSGIGVGIRFKTPLAHVQVDYAINAFQKGTAYFGISDLLI